In the genome of Daucus carota subsp. sativus chromosome 9, DH1 v3.0, whole genome shotgun sequence, the window aatctttatatattattaaattcatttCACAAGTAACAAGCATATATCATAAAAGTTCATGGtataacatttttataaaataatataactagaataaaaggaaaataaaatcTTGACAATAGAAATATGATCAACTTTGTCATGATAgtcgaaaattatttaaactaattaaaattattaaaataataaatgagaagcgcaacaaaataacaaaaaaaaatcaaacgactAATAACTAATTCAAAAAGATACATATCAAAAGATTTTATGTACTTAAtcatattcataatttaaaataaggaATTACAACAAATCTGCATTATTTATGGTTTATTTTGCTAGCTCCTTTACTTTGAGATTatcttcaatttttaatttatgtttaaatatttaaattgtaatAATAACCTATAATGGCATTAAATATGTGAGGATCAGAGGGAATTAAATAACTAGCAATCTAGCATTATTGTTTATAAGATGCATTCTGTTCAATATCCTCCTATTTCTCATTTGTGACTTCCACATTACAAGTTTGATCTCATTTTGTAAGAACTCCAAGTAATTGTTACAAGAAATGTTCAAATTTTCGAATGTGttaatttgttttgtttgtctAATTTATTTATAGTGTTGACCTTAACCATCAGGATTGGTCTGTATACAAGACTGATCAACAGCAAGCTTAATGAAGGACTACATAATCACTATTACTAAGCCTGTGATACAAGGAATACCATACTTACCTCAGACAAGCTTCCTTCTGTTAAACATATTGCCTGTAATATGAAGTTTTATGCCATGTAGCTAAAATTGAGTTGATCAGAGAAATTGGCTCAAACACCCGAATAAGCATAGAAAATTAATCCTTTACGGCTTGCAAGTTGCAaagattcaaaaatatatttatgttaaatgTGAAATAAAATTGGTGTACAATACTCCAACGATAAACAAGGTGACTTGAAAAAATTCTAGTGTCATCCTAAAGTTGTATATAAGGCAAGATCGGTACAAGTTTCTTGCTGTGTCGTGCCCATCCAAGTACTCACACTCAATCAAATACCTTATTCTTGTCTCCATCAATAAGGGTTCACCTGAAATCTGAACTGCAGATGCTTTATGACTTCTGCAATAAATTTTGTAGCCTGCTTTTAACGCGATGGAAGGATATCTGTAGCCTGCTTGATCCCTTTATGTACTGATCAGCACCATTGAATGAAGATCATGAGGACACACATCTCATATGTAGATACATTCAGCTTATTTCTCTGCGCCTTCCCAAAAGCTGCATTTTAAGTCCAAAGTGCGCATGTTAGTTTGCCAAGACAACAGCCTGGGTGCGTTCCTAGATAATGAGAGCGGAACTTCTCACACAGAGCTGACGTTGCAGCTGGCAGGTTGCAAGTGACAATGGGCAAGATCTTAATATATATTGTCATTTGTAAATTGAGGTAGTTCCGAACTCTTTATTTCTTCACTTCGACGTATCAGCTTTCTTTAAGTAGTCCTCACAATCACAGTGTTCATTAAGCTTCCAAAACTAGATCTTGTTGAACTCATCAAGAAATAAAAAGATAGCTCAAAATAATCCCTGTAGGCTGCATGTCCTAACTCTTATGACATAATTCCTTTttgtgttttataatatttgactCCCGTAATCGGACCGAGACGATATCATCTGATCAAGAAGTCATTTATTTGGTTTGTGCCACTTCATAGTTGATTAATCTTGCCAACGTTGTGCAATACCATATTATAAGCATTTCTGAAACATTAAAGAAAACATATTAGAAACATCctcgtttgtataaaaagttgTTAGCAACAGAAATTGGGCTGTACATAGGAATTAGTAACATGAAAAAAGGGATTAAACTGGACGATACTAGCTCATAAAGtggattttataatctatttattaaatttctttttcaacATGTATTCCATCATCAATTCATCATGTTATCCCAAGTGCAAGAAGATTTTAGAATTCAGCTAAAAGATCTTGATAGGCATCGGAAGATAAACATAGACAACCATCCCGGAGTGAGTTTACAATTGGATAGGCCCAGCAGAGTGCTTTCACCGTTTGTATTTTTTTCGATCTCCAGTTGCACCTAATTATTTAGTGAAATTCAGACACAACACAATCATACAGTACAAAAttgttaaaaggaaaaaaaagtgaACTGATACAAATACTAATATGCATGTAAATAAGTCAAGAAAGAACAAGAATGAAAGAAATGATCAGCAGAAAAATGTTAATAACATTGTAATTAAGAAAAAGACTAATCCGGGCTAGCTTCTTTAAAGGTGAATTAGTGAAAGACTGCACCTTTCTTTAAAAGTTTTTGAGTTGCAGAGAAGTGAATTCAAGAACCCTTTGAATTTACTCCAGGCTATTAGCACATACTCAACTTAAATAGGTGCCTCACTTGATTTTGTAATTAATCTGGAAAAATTGAATCTTTTGGATTTTTGAATATTAAGAGAAGTGCTAGGTATCTGAATTGGGTATTATAAAAGGTTCATGAATGATGTGGCGGAGAATATACGCTATTTCTATTATCATTCGCGGGTAAAATGGAAGATATTAATTGGCGTGGTTGATGTGAAGGAGGTCAGTCTCATTTATTATCTTCGTAACCGACAATgtcttttgcaattttttttttctggaatCAATTTGAGGTCCCTGACATTTTCCTGTAATGATATCAGGTTCACCATAAAAGATCCTGTAATGATATCTGGTTCACCAAAAAAGATAGATCCactttttcagaaaaagaaatgaatAAAATCTACGTggctatataaatattttgacattaacaaaaatcaacgtatTCATTTCGAAAAGAATCTACTGGCAACAGTTTGATTCATATTAGACTCTAACATTTTcatgctaagcaccaaatttcattttcatacataatttcattttcaaacATTCACGAATCATTTTGGCGTCTCTAGCATTTCACATTTAAACGGGGTTATTTCAACAAGACCAAATATAAGGAGATCTCATGAGACCTGAGGGCCTCAACGTACCATCAATTTTGTTCCAACTTTTCAACCCTGCAAAAAGTATTCAAGCCTTACAGCAAAACAAGTGTATGTTGGTCAAGACAGAAGAGTGTACTGTTAGTATTAGTTACCCAGGCAAAATGCATGAGCCATGGAGCTATCAGTTCTGAGTTGTCTATATATAGAGAAACATACCTGCTCAACACAAAGCCATATGAAAAATCTCTTGCATTGTAAAGTCTTAAGTGAGGATTAGAGGGAACTAAACATGCAGCATTGTTGTTTGATTACACTTTATGTTTAGTTTCCTCTAATATCTTACCTGTGGCTTTCACTTCTCTCCGCGTTCATTAAAACTCCTCTTCACCGCACATCTCCTTGATTCTACTGTGTATTGCCCTATGTGAGAATCGCAGGGAATTAAATAGCCAGCATCTTTGTTTATAAGATGCATTCTGTTTAATTTCCTCCGATATCTCATTTGTGGCTTGCACAATATTAGTTTCATCTCATTTCGCAAGAACTTCAAGAAATACTAACAAGAAATGTAGCTATAAGAGATTTGACTAAAGAATAAGGCTCAGAATCCCGAATAAGCAAGCATTTATCCTTTACAGATCGCAAACATTCAAAAAAAGACAAATTTATGGTTTAAAAGGAAATATATTCAGAGTACTATACTCCAACAGTAAATAAAGATGAGTTCAAGATATCTGGTAATATCCTAAAGTTGCAGACTCAGGCAAGATATCGGTACAAGTTTCTTTGAGTGCCATCCCTTTCCAAATATTCACGCTCAATCAAACTCTCAATTCTTCTTCCAATCACTATAGGGTCTGCCAGGAATCTTGGCTGCAGATGCTCTGTGACCTCCGCGATGATATCAGTATGATCCAACACTCGCCTTGATTTCATTATTCGTACTATTGCAGCATCAATATGATGATTTCGGTTATTCTCCACTCTCTGCCTTATCTCTACTTTCTTAGGATCAGATTCCTTTTCAGCTGAAACAGTTCTTATAGTTAGTTTGTAACTTTTGCCAATGAAATTTTCATTCACGGAAAATAAATCCCCCTCACTGACATCCTTGGTCTCCGGATCTTTTTTCAGTACATTCTTTCCCTCGACACAAGCCAAGGAGTGCAGGCTCCTCTTCAAGTCTGATGGAGGGATCTCTGTAGCCTCCTGGATCTCTCTATAGCTATACTGATCAGCATTATTGAACATCATGAGGACACACATCTGATAAGTAGATACGGTCAACTGATGCTCTTGTCCCTTCCCAAAGATTGCCTTCAAGACAGCTGTGCCCATGTTAGTTTGCCAAGACAATCTACGGCCTGCATGAATTTCTAGATAATAATAGCGGAACTTCTCACAGAGAGCTGACATTTCAGCTGGCAGGTTGCAAGTGACAGTGGGCTGGGGAGGCCATGACCCTGTCGTCAGAACTTGGACTATAAATGTAGGGCTGTCTACCAGCTCAGCATCATGGGCCCAATAGAACCCCAGCATTGTTTCTTGAGAGGTTATCATGTCCGCGAGCATTCTTTCTGCTTTTAAAGTGAACTGATATCCAAATTCAGTCTTTAGCATAACAATCAGACTTCTCTCAGCATTGTAAGAAACAGTTTTTGCTGACAACAGCCGTTGAGCTAAGTGTTGCTTATAGTATTTCTCAAAAACATCTTTCTCCTTTAAGAAACGGAGGAGCACCACTATCTTGTTAAGAGCAGCCTCAACATTCTCCTCACTGACTACCTTCAGACCTTTCCTCAATGTATAAtccagaaataatgagatgaaTTCAGAAGAGCGAGGATTCAGATTAAAGATGCTTTCAAACGACGAATCAAAAGCATTTTGAAATGTCTTATCATCACAAAATGccagatatattattttatcatatttctcCTTGACATCCAAGAGGAACTTAACAAACTTCACAGGATTTCTTGCCCTTTCCGTATCAGCAACAAGCTGTTCACCGGTTTCTCTGAGGTGAGAAGTCATCACAGCCTTCATCGTTGAAAGACCATCAGGAACCCCGTGAAACAAATTATACATTCTTCTCAGGTCCTCAATCTTGTCATCCATAAGCATATTCACTAAGCCCGGCGTATCCAAAAGCCTGGTCTTAATTTTAGGGGACTGTAAAACAATGTCCCTCCAAAGGTGCATGCCAAGCTCACGTACAGGGGTTTTATGGTTATGTGGAATATAAGTCCTGTCCATGTACCTCAGAATGTCATGGATCATCAGCAACACTGTCCTATTCTTAACCCAATTTTTGAAGACTTCCTCCAGAAACAAATCACCTTCGGCCTCTGCTAAACGTTTTGAAATCTCCCTTAGGCGGTTAGTCATAGTGGACTCTACCCCTGTATACAGCATCTCGCCAAAGTTGTGCAATACCATTTCATATGCATCTCTAAGACAATGAAGAAAACATATTAGAAACATCATCTTACAGACTTTGCAGTCACAAGTTATTGCAGATATGAGTCTGTAAACTTCAAGCAGTATCCAGATATCACAATAAATCTTGGCAGATTCTAACaaacacaattttaatgaaatcttTCAAGCAGAAAGGTAAATGATGCAACTACAAatgcaatttaaaaaaaaatcttacaaGCAGAAAGGTAAATTATGCAACTTGTCTTTTTCAAAATCTAgataatattttacttaatcATATGATACTATCAtaacaattattatattaagtGTAAAGAGTAGTCCTTATCAACATTATAAAGTATCTAATATCATCTCTAAGAGcataataactaaaatataaatttagaataCTCGGTAAGTTGCCCAAAGCACGCCATTTTACTATAATTAGCTTTCATGGTTTCCCCTTGTATCTAATATATATTCCTTAACTGTAAAAGCTATAACAACTACAAAACAAATCTAATTTTAGGGAAATAATATCTTCAGCAATGCAAAAAACTTGACTACAAGAGCCGGTGCGTGTCAATTAGATCAAAAGCTCAGCGAAAAAACCTAGTTGAACAAAGAGAGGGAGCTTGAGTTGGGAAATTAATATGCAAggttattgttatatttctaTAATGCGTCTTTTAAGTGCACATTGCTATATATTTAACCTCATCCCCGTTTCCTCTTTCGTTATGACATAtacctatgttacccggactctccaTTTTTGTGCCTATACCCGTGTCCACCggacatgacatgggtgtgggtATGGGATCTGAGTCGGATCCTTCTAATTACAACCGGACACTTCACCTTGTAGCATACCAGGTCAAAATGAAAACTTAGGGCTTGTTTCAACTTGTTTATAGAGATCAAGATCCATGAATGACTTGTTTCTATGTTGTTctattgattttatgcttcaattttcagtttatgTGATTTATGTGCAATAGACACTATTTTTATGAATGTATAATAAATCAGTCTATATAAAGTTTTACTTGCGTGGAACTTAAGTGCCAAGTCCCCGTACCCGAGTCTAATTCCGGATCCATGTCCACGAATCCTAATTATCCTAAAACTACGAATCTGACTCTTGGATCTGTACCCGTGTCCGATACCCATACCCGTGTCCGGGTAACTTAGACATATACCATTTAAGAATTCTGTATCGAAGTCAATTGTGTATAGTAATAATAGAATAGAACAACGTTATAATTGTCCCCGTGTGACAATGGGTAACATAAGCCTAAAAGTATCACCGCGATAAACAATATCCCAAATCAAAAGTTCCTGTAACTATAACATAATTTTCCAATAGGGTGCTtctttaatatataatctaaaatggtctaaaaatcatttatatatcTGCAGACTGATGGAATTAATTGGATTCTGTTACATGTATCAGAGGGAATAACAATCAACTAGATGCAAGCAACTTTGACAAACATAAACacgaaaaacaaaacaaaacttcCACATAAAATGCAGCAGCAAACAATCCACTGGTGCAActgaaaatcaatttaattaagaGAGTAAATAAGTGAAAGATTGAGGCTTACCTATAGAGCTCATGGTAACTAAGAAGCCTACCATTGTGATTGTAAATTTCATTGATAGCATGCTCCAATTTCTTCCAAATCTTCTCGGCATATTTGGCATCAACAACCTTGCGCCTCTTAAAATTCTGTTCCTTCTGATTATTATCCATCTCTCCAGCTCTTGGCTCAATCTACTGCTGTATCATTCACCAAAAATGAACTAAATCAGCACAATCATGCAGTACAAAATTGATCAGAAGTGAACCGACATTAACATATACACTTTTTTATCAAGTAGAATCAGACACAACAATCATACAGTACAAAATTGTTATGCATGTAATCATAAGTCTAAGAAAGAACAAGAATTAAAGAAATGATCACCAGTTTTTTAAAAGGTAAATTATTAGTACTTAAAAGACTGCACCTTGCTTTGAAATCTTTGAAGTAGCAGAGACTGAATTCAGGGATTCTTTTAATTTAGTTGAGACTCCGGTGCATATTCACTTTAGGAGTAATGCTACCtacacaaaattacaaaatccgTTACTTATGGATATCTACGAGAATGATATCCTCACTTAAGGAGTAATGAGGAATGCATGCTAACtacacaaaattacaaaatcagtTACAGTTTTTTAAGAGAATGATGTGTATAGTGAAGTATAAAGTTACCAAGTATTAATTATGCTGTCGTGTCATTTTTCTGGTACatgtttatcattttatttaaaagtaaagtgcattttgtgtaaATATTACACTTCTAAAACATAGtaaagtatatttatatttatatttatagtaaagtatatttatatttatatttataaagtaTATTTATAGTATAGTAAAGTAGCAGAGACTGAATTCAGGGATTCTTTTAATTTAGTTGAGACTCCGGTGCATATTCACATTAGGAGTAATGCTACCtacacaaaattacaaaatccgTTACTTATGGATATCTACGAGAATGATATCCTCACTTAAGGAGTAATGAGGAATGCATGCTAACtacacaaaattacaaaatcagtTACAATTTTTGAAGAGAATGATGTGTATAGTGAAGTATAAAGTTACTTAGTACTCCCCCcatctcttaatacttttcctgtttctctTTGCCACGCTTGTCAACACACACTTGATCATTAAcatctttaattttgtattaatattaaatataaaaatttcactgtattaagtattcataaatacgaatccaacaagatcactcatgactaaatttagtcttatagatcagatgtaaataaataatttatctcatgttatgaacagtcccgacatatcaaaTGGGAAAAgcatttagagacggagggagtattaattatgTTGTCAGGTCATTTTTGTGGTACatgtttatcattttatttaaaggcaaagtgcattttgtgtaaATATTACACTTCTAAAACATAGtaaagtatatttatattttttttctgtcatattttcattatatataaattgttagagatgaatattactccctccgtccctcccaatCTCTATCTAATGAGTTGGGCACGGAAGTTATGAAATATGGATAAAGTaatgaaaaaaagaaagaaaagttggtgaagtgataggacccattgatttttaatgtataaaaagaagatagtggagtttaggtagtgtgaaaaggaaagaagtgaagaagtggtgggacccattgattatttttggagaattttgaaatgtaaagaattggattggcACCCAAAAAGGAAATTGTAAATAAATGGAAGGACGAAGAAAGTAGttttttatacttatatttatcgAACATAGTTATtaatctttaaatattattaaattcatttCACAAATAACAagcatatatcaaaaaaaattcatggtgcaatatttttataaagtaatataactagaataaaaagaaattaaaacctTGAAAATATAACTCTAATATTCAATTTTGTCACGGCAGTCAAAGTTATTAAATAGTAAATGAGTAGTGCATTATGTGAGGATCGGAGGGAATTAAATAGCATTTATTTCTTCCACTGTTCAGTTAAATCTCATATGGAGAATAATTAACAAGAAATGGTTTTTCACAGACAAGCCTTCCTTCTGTTGAAGAAAACCATATGTCAGGTGTTATCCGGTCAATGGAAATTATTAGTACTTAAAAGATTGCACATTGCTTTGAAATCTTTGAAGGAGCAGAGAATGAATTTCAGGAATTCTTCTAATTTAGTTGAGACTCCGGTGCATATTCACTTTAGGAGTAATGCTACCtacacaaaattacaaaatcgtTTACTTATGAATATCTACGAGAATGATATCCTCATTTAAGGAGTAATGAGGAATGCATGCTAACtacacaaaattacaaaatcagtTACAGTTTTTTAAGAGAATGATGTGTATAGTGAAGTATAAAGTTATCAAGTATTAATTATGCTGTCGTGTCATTTTTCTGGTACatgtttatcattttatttaaaagtaaagtgcattttgtgtacctACACTTGCAATACTGCACTTCTAAAATAtagtaaagtgcatttatatttttttctgtcATATTTTCATTATACATAAATTGTTCAGATGAATATTATTTGTTATGCTTATATTTATTGAACATAGTTATtaatctttaaatattattcaattcaTTACACAAATAAAAAGCACATATCAaggaaaaaaaatcatg includes:
- the LOC135146821 gene encoding cullin-3B-like, which translates into the protein MDNNQKEQNFKRRKVVDAKYAEKIWKKLEHAINEIYNHNGRLLSYHELYRDAYEMVLHNFGEMLYTGVESTMTNRLREISKRLAEAEGDLFLEEVFKNWVKNRTVLLMIHDILRYMDRTYIPHNHKTPVRELGMHLWRDIVLQSPKIKTRLLDTPGLVNMLMDDKIEDLRRMYNLFHGVPDGLSTMKAVMTSHLRETGEQLVADTERARNPVKFVKFLLDVKEKYDKIIYLAFCDDKTFQNAFDSSFESIFNLNPRSSEFISLFLDYTLRKGLKVVSEENVEAALNKIVVLLRFLKEKDVFEKYYKQHLAQRLLSAKTVSYNAERSLIVMLKTEFGYQFTLKAERMLADMITSQETMLGFYWAHDAELVDSPTFIVQVLTTGSWPPQPTVTCNLPAEMSALCEKFRYYYLEIHAGRRLSWQTNMGTAVLKAIFGKGQEHQLTVSTYQMCVLMMFNNADQYSYREIQEATEIPPSDLKRSLHSLACVEGKNVLKKDPETKDVSEGDLFSVNENFIGKSYKLTIRTVSAEKESDPKKVEIRQRVENNRNHHIDAAIVRIMKSRRVLDHTDIIAEVTEHLQPRFLADPIVIGRRIESLIEREYLERDGTQRNLYRYLA